A single region of the Glycine max cultivar Williams 82 chromosome 20, Glycine_max_v4.0, whole genome shotgun sequence genome encodes:
- the LOC100779922 gene encoding uncharacterized protein LOC100779922, translating into MQTSLLQVVGTPVISATYDQLQKSVNRYLPGPATQCQYSTTTSKQMRLGTNISETVKRKLSLGARILRVGGVEKVFKQFFSMGEGERLLKVSQCYLSTTSGPLAGFLFISTDKVAFCSERSMKVFTQKGHMLRIRYKVTIPLKKIKCVNQSANVQKPTQKYIEIVTEDNFDFWFMGVLKYQKTFKYLEQAVSQA; encoded by the exons ATGCAGACTTCACTTCTTCAAGTTGTTGGAACTCCAGTCATCTCAGCAACATATGATCAGCTTCAAAAGTCAGTTAACAGATACTTACCTGGTCCTGCCACTCAATGCCAATATTCAACCACAACATCAAAGCaaa TGAGACTGGGGACAAACATATCTGAAACTGTTAAGAGAAAGCTAAGTTTAGGGGCTCGCATTCTTCGAGTGGGTGGAGTGGAAAAAGTGTTCAAGCAGTTTTTTAGCATGGGAGAAGGGGAGAGGCTGTTGAAAGTTTCCCAATGTTATCTTTCCACCACATCTGGTCCTCTAGCAGGTTTCCTCTTCATCTCCACTGACAAGGTTGCCTTTTGCAGTGAGAGATCAATGAAAGTCTTTACTCAGAAAGGTCATATGTTGAGGATTCGTTATAAG GTTACCATTCCACTAAAGAAGATCAAGTGTGTGAACCAAAGTGCTAATGTTCAGAAGCCAACACAGAAATACATAGAGATTGTCACTGAGGACAACTTTGATTTCTGGTTTATGGGTGTCTTAAAATATCAGAAAACTTTCAAATATCTTGAGCAGGCGGTTTCTCAAGCATAG
- the LOC100779386 gene encoding GEM-like protein 4 — translation MQTSLLHELVVGTPVISATFDQPQKSVNRYLPGPATQCQYSTTTSKQMRLRTNISETVKRKLSLGARILRVGGVEKVFKQFFNVEEGERLLKVSQSYLSTTSGPLAGFLFISTDKVAFCSERSMKVFTRKGHMLRIRYKVVIPLNKIKCVNQSQNVQKPTQKYIEIVTEDNFDFWFMGVLKYQKTFKYLEQALSQA, via the exons ATGCAGACTTCACTTCTTCATGAGCTAGTTGTTGGAACTCCAGTCATCTCAGCAACATTTGATCAGCCTCAAAAGTCAGTTAACAGATACTTACCCGGTCCTGCCACTCAATGTCAATATTCAACCACAACATCAAAGCaaa TGAGGCTAAGGACAAATATTTCAGAAACTGTTAAAAGAAAGCTAAGCTTAGGGGCTCGCATTCTTCGAGTGGGTGGAGTGGAAAAAGTGTTTAAGCAGTTTTTCAATGTTGAAGAAGGAGAGAGGCTGTTGAAAGTTTCCCAATCTTATCTGTCCACCACATCCGGTCCTCTGGCAGGTTTCCTCTTCATCTCCACTGACAAGGTTGCCTTCTGCAGTGAGAGATCAATGAAAGTCTTTACTCGGAAAGGCCATATGTTGAGGATCCGTTATAAG GTTGTCATTCCACTGAACAAGATCAAGTGTGTGAACCAAAGTCAAAATGTTCAAAAGCCAACACAGAAGTACATAGAGATTGTCACAGAAGACAACTTTGATTTCTGGTTTATGGGTGTGTTAAAATATCAGAAAACTTTCAAATATCTTGAGCAGGCACTTTCTCAAGCTTAG
- the LOC100778858 gene encoding putative GEM-like protein 8 yields the protein MQTSVLHNLVVGTPVISATYDQLQKSARYLPGPATQCQYSTTTSKQMRLGTNISETVKRKLSLGAHILRVGGVEKVFKQFFSVEDGEKLLKVSQCYLSTTSGPLAGFLFISTDKVAFCSERSMKIFSQKGHMLRIRYKVVIPLNKIKCVNQSENVQKPTQKYIEIVTEDNFDFWFMGVLKYQKTFKYLEQAVSQA from the exons ATGCAGACATCAGTTCTTCATAATCTAGTTGTTGGAACTCCAGTTATCTCAGCAACATATGATCAGCTTCAAAAGTCAGCTAGATACTTACCTGGTCCTGCCACTCAATGCCAATATTCAACAACAACATCTAAGCAAA TGAGACTGGGGACAAATATATCTGAAACTGTGAAGAGAAAGTTAAGTTTAGGGGCTCACATTCTTCGAGTCGGTGGAGTGGAAAAAGTCTTTAAGCAGTTTTTTAGTGTGGAAGACGGAGAGAAGCTGTTGAAAGTTTCCCAGTGTTATTTGTCCACTACATCCGGTCCTCTAGCAGGTTTCCTCTTCATCTCCACTGACAAGGTTGCCTTCTGCAGTGAGAGATCAATGAAAATCTTTAGTCAGAAAGGCCATATGTTGAGGATCCGTTATAAG GTTGTCATTCCACTGAACAAGATCAAGTGTGTGAACCAAAGTGAAAATGTTCAGAAGCCAACACAGAAGTACATAGAGATTGTCACGGAGGACAACTTTGACTTCTGGTTTATGGGTGTACTAAAATATCAGAAAACTTTCAAATATCTTGAGCAGGCAGTTTCTCAAGCTTAA
- the LOC121174354 gene encoding secreted RxLR effector protein 161-like encodes MKECKPTATPMNQKEKFCKEDEAARVDERLYRSLIGCLMYLTTTRLDIMYVVSLLSRYMHCASEIHFQAAKRILRYVKGTIDYGIRFSQVKSFNLLGYSDSDWAGCADDMRNTSGYCFTLSSGMFSWCSKKQEVIVQSTSKAEYIVVLAGVNQALWIKKLMIDLHTKPTKSTQIFVDNQVAISMANDPVFHGRTKHLKIKFFFLREVQKDGEV; translated from the coding sequence ATGAAAGAGTGCAAACCAACTGCAACTCCAATGAATCAAAAGGAAAAGTTTTGCAAAGAAGATGAAGCTGCAAGGGTTGATGAAAGGTTGTACAGAAGTTTAATTGGGTGCTTGATGTATTTGACAACAACCAGGCTAGATATTATGTATGTTGTGAGTTTACTATCTAGGTACATGCACTGTGCTAGTGAAATTCACTTTCAAGCTGCAAAAAGAATCCTTAGATATGTTAAAGGCACAATTGATTATGGAATAAGGTTCAGTCAAGTTAAAAGTTTCAATCTTCTTGGTTATTCTGATAGTGATTGGGCAGGATGTGCTGATGATATGAGAAACACTTCAGGTTATTGTTTTACTTTAAGTTCTGGTATGTTTTCATGGTGTTCTAAAAAACAAGAAGTTATAGTTCAATCAACATCAAAAGCAGAGTATATAGTTGTTCTTGCTGGGGTAAACCAAGCTCTTTGGATTAAAAAGCTCATGATAGACTTGcacacaaaaccaacaaaaagcACACAAATATTTGTTGACAACCAAGTTGCAATTTCAATGGCAAATGATCCAGTGTTCCATGGCAGAACAAAACACTTAAAGATCAAGTTTTTCTTTCTAAGAGAAGTTCAGAAGGATGGAGAAGTGTAG